One region of Gemmatimonadales bacterium genomic DNA includes:
- a CDS encoding SgcJ/EcaC family oxidoreductase, producing MTTTPDELAIRALIEEWAAAVRRKDLPAILAHHSPDIVMFDVPPSPEPQGIDAYRRTWDTFFTWSHEPVVYRIESLQVTAGHDVAFAVALMKCAGTEKSGEEIDLEFRLTVGLKKIDGEWTVLHEHHSIPATD from the coding sequence ATGACGACGACTCCTGACGAACTCGCAATCCGCGCATTGATCGAAGAGTGGGCTGCTGCCGTGCGCCGGAAGGACCTCCCGGCAATCCTGGCGCATCATTCGCCCGATATCGTGATGTTCGATGTCCCGCCATCGCCGGAACCGCAGGGGATTGACGCCTACCGCCGCACCTGGGACACTTTTTTCACCTGGTCGCACGAACCAGTGGTGTATCGTATCGAATCGCTGCAGGTCACGGCGGGTCACGATGTCGCATTTGCGGTCGCGTTGATGAAATGCGCCGGAACCGAAAAGAGCGGGGAGGAGATCGACCTCGAATTCCGATTGACAGTCGGGTTGAAGAAGATCGACGGCGAATGGACGGTGCTCCATGAGCACCATTCCATTCCGGCGACCGACTGA
- a CDS encoding class I SAM-dependent methyltransferase, which translates to MTDKSTGYEAVAAEFIAGRGRAPATGIGAREVRAWARALPASSSVLDLGCGTGLPITRELIEAGLDVHAVDGSPSFVAAFRRNFPDVPVECESVLESTYFNRQFDAVIAWGLVFLLFPAEQRQLINRMSNAIVAGGRLLFTSPPRPQVWIDAMTAVESRSLGAEEYRAICASAGVVVAREYEDVGENHYYESIKPA; encoded by the coding sequence ATGACCGACAAGTCCACCGGATACGAAGCGGTCGCCGCCGAGTTCATCGCTGGTCGCGGACGCGCACCGGCGACCGGCATCGGCGCTCGCGAAGTGCGCGCCTGGGCTCGCGCTCTCCCCGCGTCGTCCTCGGTCCTCGATCTCGGCTGCGGCACCGGCCTTCCGATCACGCGCGAGCTGATCGAGGCAGGGCTCGATGTGCACGCGGTCGACGGCTCCCCCTCGTTCGTCGCGGCGTTCCGGCGCAACTTTCCCGACGTCCCGGTCGAATGTGAATCGGTGCTCGAATCGACATACTTCAATCGCCAGTTCGACGCGGTGATCGCCTGGGGACTCGTCTTCCTGCTCTTCCCCGCCGAACAGCGTCAGCTGATCAATCGGATGTCGAACGCGATCGTCGCGGGAGGTCGCCTGCTGTTCACATCGCCACCGAGACCACAGGTGTGGATCGATGCGATGACGGCCGTCGAATCACGGTCACTCGGAGCCGAGGAATACCGCGCGATCTGCGCTTCCGCTGGTGTGGTGGTCGCCCGTGAATACGAAGACGTCGGCGAGAATCACTACTACGAGTCCATCAAACCGGCCTGA
- a CDS encoding peroxidase-related enzyme (This protein belongs to a clade of uncharacterized proteins related to peroxidases such as the alkylhydroperoxidase AhpD.): MPFIATTPASEATGLTAEMYQTVRGRAGFDPNWVEAFSLRPEVWKNWDLLWASVRSNLPPRIWELATLAAAQAIRSSYCSLAHGRVLAEKFFDASTVTAIATDRDTAPLEARERAVMDFAEKVAVAADRITQADVDGLRAHGFSDAEIFDIAAVAAARCFFSKMVDAMGALPDAALGTLDPAMRDALTVGRPIAGTAANR; encoded by the coding sequence ATGCCGTTCATTGCCACCACACCCGCATCGGAAGCGACCGGTCTCACAGCCGAGATGTACCAGACGGTTCGCGGCCGCGCCGGATTCGACCCCAACTGGGTCGAAGCGTTTTCACTTCGCCCGGAGGTCTGGAAGAATTGGGATCTGCTCTGGGCGTCGGTGCGCTCCAACCTGCCACCGCGGATCTGGGAACTCGCCACCCTTGCGGCGGCCCAGGCGATTCGGAGTTCGTATTGCTCGCTGGCGCACGGACGAGTACTCGCCGAAAAGTTTTTCGACGCCTCGACGGTGACCGCGATTGCGACGGACCGCGACACCGCTCCGCTCGAGGCTCGTGAGCGCGCCGTGATGGACTTCGCCGAGAAAGTCGCCGTCGCTGCCGATCGGATCACCCAGGCCGATGTCGACGGATTGCGCGCGCACGGCTTCTCCGACGCCGAGATCTTCGACATCGCCGCAGTGGCCGCGGCGCGCTGCTTCTTCTCGAAGATGGTCGATGCGATGGGCGCCCTTCCCGATGCCGCCCTCGGCACCCTTGACCCCGCGATGCGCGACGCACTGACGGTCGGGCGTCCGATCGCGGGGACAGCTGCAAACCGCTGA
- a CDS encoding serine/threonine-protein kinase, with protein MSDQSQHALPTLLKEALGDSYTIEGEIGRGGMGVVYRARDERLQRRVAIKVLPPELAFSSEIRQRFTREAQTAARLSHPHIVPIHDVGEGRGLVYFVMGLIEGESLAARIRRRGRIPADEARRIMRETADALSAAHAVSVIHRDIKPDNILLEGTRGRVIVTDFGIAKAMSATSGATLTSAGMAIGTPSYMSPEQAAGEKEIDGRSDLYSLGIVSYQMLSGELPFNAPTVAGILMKQITEPAPLLHDRYPDIPEDLSLAVARCLEKDPANRWPSADALRRSLESRNTAGYRPTGLGWNAQTREPTAARQPPTRPSPTRGTRPGLERPNGLPTRPGSTRPTRPSERNPTGARPGLRDRGQVARPDGRAAERQARLERRLGRRDKDTTPLPDTGEPVIVLRARRQFARFAAATGGCFLINMTVGGGPAHPWFLFVAAAFGWGMIRRYSELWQAGYSWRDVIHRPDAPDAISSGDKKIKGVKQIAEPKASEYGAYHDRMAQVYKDRQMILSLMAQLSPADKEMLPDIVDTTEGLYARAAQLAQTLGSMDALGVDDTARIEARLADIRQRPDGEERDRQITLLEQQLQRCRELATQRSQFADRFESCVIAMQNVRLDLMRLRQSGVGAVLNGLTMATQQARALSRDVDHAVEAAAELKQL; from the coding sequence ATGAGCGATCAGTCCCAGCACGCACTCCCGACGCTCCTGAAGGAGGCGCTTGGCGACTCCTATACCATCGAGGGCGAAATCGGCCGCGGCGGTATGGGGGTGGTGTACCGCGCCCGCGATGAACGGCTGCAGCGTCGGGTCGCGATCAAGGTGCTGCCCCCCGAGCTCGCCTTCTCGAGCGAAATCCGCCAGCGGTTCACCCGTGAAGCGCAGACTGCGGCCCGGCTTTCCCATCCGCATATTGTGCCGATCCACGACGTCGGGGAAGGCCGCGGCCTCGTCTACTTCGTCATGGGACTGATCGAGGGAGAATCGCTTGCGGCACGAATTCGCCGGCGAGGACGGATTCCCGCCGACGAAGCGCGACGCATCATGCGCGAAACCGCCGATGCGCTCTCCGCCGCACACGCCGTCTCGGTGATCCATCGCGACATCAAGCCCGACAACATCCTCCTCGAGGGAACTCGCGGCCGGGTGATCGTGACCGACTTCGGCATCGCCAAGGCGATGTCGGCGACCAGTGGCGCGACGCTGACCAGCGCCGGCATGGCGATCGGAACGCCGTCGTACATGTCGCCGGAGCAGGCCGCGGGGGAGAAAGAGATCGATGGCCGCAGCGATCTCTATTCTCTGGGAATCGTGAGCTATCAGATGCTGTCCGGTGAACTGCCGTTCAATGCACCGACCGTGGCCGGCATCCTGATGAAGCAGATCACCGAGCCAGCACCGCTGCTGCACGACAGGTATCCTGATATTCCGGAGGACCTCTCGCTCGCGGTGGCACGGTGTCTTGAAAAGGACCCGGCGAATCGCTGGCCATCGGCAGATGCGCTGCGTCGTTCGCTCGAGAGTCGCAACACCGCGGGCTATCGCCCGACCGGTCTCGGCTGGAACGCGCAGACGCGCGAACCGACCGCGGCGAGGCAACCTCCGACTCGTCCGTCGCCAACGCGCGGCACACGTCCGGGGCTGGAACGGCCCAACGGATTGCCGACGCGTCCCGGCTCGACACGGCCCACGCGTCCATCCGAACGGAATCCCACCGGTGCCCGGCCGGGATTGCGCGACCGCGGGCAGGTCGCTCGTCCAGACGGCCGTGCGGCAGAACGGCAGGCCAGGCTCGAACGAAGACTGGGACGTCGCGACAAGGACACCACCCCGCTGCCCGATACCGGTGAACCGGTCATCGTGCTGCGGGCCCGGCGGCAATTCGCTCGGTTCGCCGCGGCGACCGGAGGCTGTTTCCTGATCAACATGACGGTCGGCGGCGGACCTGCGCACCCGTGGTTCCTTTTTGTCGCTGCCGCGTTTGGCTGGGGAATGATTCGGCGCTACTCGGAATTGTGGCAGGCGGGGTATTCGTGGCGGGATGTGATTCATCGTCCCGATGCGCCCGATGCCATCAGCTCCGGCGACAAGAAGATCAAGGGCGTGAAGCAGATCGCCGAGCCAAAGGCGTCGGAGTACGGCGCGTATCACGATCGAATGGCGCAGGTCTACAAGGACCGGCAGATGATCCTGTCGCTCATGGCGCAGCTCTCGCCGGCCGACAAGGAGATGTTGCCAGACATCGTCGACACCACCGAAGGGCTCTACGCGCGCGCTGCACAGCTCGCGCAGACACTCGGTTCGATGGACGCGCTCGGGGTCGACGACACGGCGCGGATCGAGGCGCGACTGGCGGACATTCGCCAGCGCCCCGACGGAGAAGAGCGTGACCGGCAGATCACGCTGCTCGAGCAGCAATTGCAGCGATGCCGGGAACTGGCCACGCAGCGTTCACAGTTCGCCGACCGCTTCGAGAGCTGCGTCATCGCGATGCAGAACGTGCGGCTCGACTTGATGCGGCTCCGCCAGAGCGGCGTCGGCGCGGTGCTGAACGGGCTCACGATGGCGACCCAACAGGCGCGGGCGCTGAGTCGCGACGTCGATCACGCCGTCGAAGCGGCGGCCGAGCTCAAGCAGCTGTAA
- the lon gene encoding endopeptidase La, which translates to MTDRLTIPVLPLRDVVLFPGVTAPIGAGRPMTIKAIEAALASSEKLVFAVAQRENIEGVTPEGLHTVGTIARIGQLQRGMSGMQLLLHGERRAMTMHVTEENGHLVAVVRPLDDLPPVNSTDPSFIALHKELRARSAELGQKSGLPEEVVQQVLNGIDDPGRFSDLVAGYLDLDTTQRQELLETLAVDERLRRVLVHVQRQIAVLDAQEDIKNQVQEELGERQREVYLREQLKTIRRELGDEDEAGEMDELEQRIVKLDLPPEARKEVDRELARLRRTGRESMEAQVIRTYLEHIAELPWSTRTEERLDMNEAAKILDQDHYALGDVKDRVLEFLAVRSMRMKQEKEREGDVPAAKTAPPQSQVSGEVPPSGGVPGAAVVPPPTVEDKAEARKHSPILLFVGPPGVGKTSVAKSIARAMGRKYVRISLGGARDEADIRGHRRTYVGAMPGRIIMGMKQAGTKNPVFLLDEVDKLGVSFQGDPAAALLEVLDPAQNDSFTDHYLGVPFDLSEVLFIATANLAQNIPGPLLDRMETVEFAGYIEAEKVAIAEKYLVPRQLEENGLTADQISFNGPALLELVQRYTREAGVRQLEREVGKVARKVARRIAAGETAKVELTPALVREYLGRPKLHPEEKTGADQVGLATGMYYTPMGGDIMFVEATTMRGKGELVLTGQLGDVMKESARAAWTYARSHAAALHIKEEMFDRDVHIHVPAGAIPKDGPSAGITMSTALVSALSGREVRHDIAMTGEVTLRGRVLPIGGVKEKLLGALRAGITKIIIPKQNEPDLDDLPAEARKRLEIHPVEELGEVLALALRDARYSEGKLLFGDENPRDVVPLTTHFPH; encoded by the coding sequence ATGACTGACCGATTGACGATTCCCGTCCTCCCCTTGAGGGACGTCGTCCTGTTTCCCGGCGTAACGGCACCGATCGGTGCCGGCCGCCCCATGACCATCAAGGCGATCGAAGCGGCCCTCGCCTCCAGTGAGAAGCTGGTTTTCGCGGTCGCACAGCGGGAGAATATCGAAGGCGTCACCCCCGAAGGACTGCACACAGTCGGTACCATCGCGCGGATCGGGCAGCTCCAGCGAGGGATGTCCGGGATGCAGCTTCTCCTGCACGGCGAGCGCCGGGCGATGACGATGCACGTGACCGAGGAGAATGGACATCTCGTGGCGGTCGTCCGCCCGCTCGACGACCTGCCGCCGGTCAACAGCACCGATCCGTCCTTTATCGCACTGCACAAGGAACTCCGGGCACGTTCGGCGGAGCTGGGGCAGAAATCCGGCCTTCCCGAGGAAGTCGTCCAGCAGGTGCTGAACGGCATCGATGACCCCGGCCGCTTCTCCGACCTGGTCGCCGGCTACCTCGATCTCGACACCACGCAGCGCCAGGAGTTGCTCGAAACACTTGCGGTCGACGAGCGTCTTCGCCGCGTCCTGGTGCACGTGCAGCGTCAGATCGCGGTGCTCGATGCCCAGGAAGACATCAAGAACCAGGTGCAGGAGGAACTCGGCGAGCGCCAGCGCGAGGTCTATCTTCGCGAGCAGCTCAAGACGATTCGCCGCGAGCTTGGCGACGAAGACGAAGCGGGTGAAATGGACGAGCTCGAGCAGCGGATCGTCAAGCTCGACCTCCCGCCCGAGGCGCGCAAGGAAGTCGATCGAGAATTGGCGCGCCTGCGTCGCACCGGCCGCGAGTCGATGGAAGCGCAGGTGATTCGCACCTATCTCGAGCATATCGCCGAGCTGCCGTGGAGCACCCGCACCGAGGAGCGCCTCGACATGAACGAGGCGGCCAAGATCCTCGACCAGGATCACTATGCCCTCGGCGACGTGAAGGATCGCGTCCTCGAGTTCCTGGCGGTTCGTTCGATGCGGATGAAGCAGGAGAAGGAGCGTGAAGGCGACGTCCCGGCGGCCAAGACGGCGCCGCCACAATCGCAGGTGTCGGGTGAGGTGCCACCGTCAGGAGGCGTTCCGGGAGCCGCGGTGGTCCCGCCGCCGACCGTTGAAGACAAGGCGGAAGCGCGCAAGCATTCGCCGATCCTCCTCTTCGTCGGCCCTCCCGGCGTCGGCAAGACGTCGGTGGCGAAGAGCATCGCCCGTGCGATGGGGCGGAAGTACGTCCGCATCTCCCTGGGCGGCGCCCGGGACGAAGCCGATATTCGCGGTCATCGCCGGACCTACGTCGGCGCGATGCCGGGGCGGATCATCATGGGGATGAAGCAGGCGGGGACCAAGAACCCGGTCTTCCTTCTCGACGAGGTCGACAAGCTCGGCGTCTCATTCCAGGGCGATCCGGCGGCAGCGCTTCTTGAAGTCCTCGATCCGGCCCAGAACGATTCGTTCACCGATCACTACCTCGGCGTGCCGTTCGACCTGAGCGAAGTGCTCTTCATCGCGACCGCAAACCTCGCACAGAACATCCCGGGGCCGCTCCTCGACCGGATGGAAACGGTCGAGTTCGCGGGATATATCGAAGCCGAGAAGGTTGCGATCGCCGAGAAGTACCTCGTGCCGCGACAGCTCGAAGAGAACGGACTCACCGCGGACCAGATTTCATTCAACGGGCCGGCGCTCCTCGAACTGGTGCAGCGCTACACGCGTGAAGCCGGTGTCCGGCAGTTGGAGCGGGAGGTCGGCAAGGTGGCGCGGAAGGTGGCACGCCGGATCGCCGCGGGCGAGACCGCAAAGGTCGAACTCACCCCGGCGCTGGTTCGTGAATACCTCGGACGTCCGAAGCTTCACCCGGAAGAGAAGACGGGCGCCGATCAAGTTGGTCTCGCCACCGGCATGTACTACACGCCGATGGGCGGCGACATCATGTTCGTCGAAGCGACGACGATGCGCGGCAAGGGCGAGCTCGTGCTGACCGGCCAGCTCGGCGACGTGATGAAGGAGTCGGCCCGCGCGGCATGGACCTATGCGCGTTCACACGCGGCGGCGCTGCACATCAAGGAAGAGATGTTCGACCGCGACGTGCACATCCACGTTCCCGCCGGCGCCATTCCGAAGGATGGGCCGAGTGCCGGCATTACCATGTCGACCGCACTGGTCTCGGCGCTGTCGGGACGCGAAGTGCGCCACGACATCGCCATGACCGGCGAGGTCACGTTGCGCGGACGCGTGCTGCCGATCGGTGGGGTGAAGGAGAAGCTCCTCGGGGCACTACGCGCGGGAATCACCAAGATCATCATCCCGAAGCAGAATGAGCCCGACCTCGACGACCTGCCGGCGGAAGCACGGAAGCGGCTGGAGATCCATCCGGTCGAAGAACTTGGCGAAGTGCTGGCCCTCGCACTGCGCGACGCGAGGTATTCGGAAGGGAAACTGCTGTTCGGAGATGAGAACCCACGGGATGTCGTGCCGCTGACGACGCACTTCCCGCACTGA
- a CDS encoding diguanylate cyclase produces the protein MTLPDLEKPDDALAALRRDYLRDAPERLAELRKDLAAFRAGEPDALESLRQRFHRLAGSGGSYGFPRVTVVAREMEHRILTPPVPTAQEGDRFDQAILDLRAAFDEAATDLDMPMVLGRLPGFAYRALVVMHDEPIREVIADALRKVGFELDIQEGNVDPWDVPPSRRPDLVVIGTNIGDEALVLARYWAAATPERPRAVVLADTVERFDRLRTAAAGLDAVFGMAQLPAELALFARGLARVGAPPPNVVVVEDDPAQAQLLATWLSELNARVALCSSAQAAADTLSRELPDLVLLDVDLPDVDGYAIARLIRQDPRLTLVPIVFLTARRTLADEMEGLRAGGDDFLAKPVERSHLLQVVLTRGERGRRIRELVHRDGLTGVLNHSTLMAELEYAIAFATRHREPLCFLMLDIDHFKRVNDTHGHLTGDQVLVHVANVFRKLIRQSDLLGRYGGEEFGIILRRCPPSNAHAIADKLRLALASTPAKLANGIEVSPRVSIGIATVAGDGEPSVTDVTSAADRALYRAKASGRDRVEMG, from the coding sequence ATGACGCTGCCGGACCTCGAAAAGCCCGACGACGCACTGGCGGCGCTGCGGCGCGACTACCTCCGCGACGCGCCGGAGCGCCTGGCTGAATTGCGGAAGGATCTGGCAGCATTTCGCGCCGGGGAGCCCGACGCGCTCGAATCGCTGCGCCAGCGCTTCCATCGTCTTGCCGGATCCGGGGGCTCGTACGGCTTTCCGCGCGTCACGGTGGTCGCGCGCGAGATGGAACACCGCATCCTCACGCCGCCGGTTCCTACGGCACAGGAAGGCGATCGCTTCGACCAGGCGATTCTCGATCTTCGCGCGGCGTTCGATGAGGCGGCCACCGATCTCGACATGCCGATGGTCCTCGGCCGGCTGCCGGGATTCGCCTATCGCGCACTCGTGGTGATGCACGATGAGCCGATCCGGGAGGTCATCGCGGACGCGCTGCGCAAGGTCGGCTTCGAACTCGACATCCAGGAAGGCAATGTCGATCCGTGGGATGTGCCGCCGTCGCGGAGACCCGATCTGGTCGTGATCGGCACCAACATCGGCGATGAAGCGCTCGTCCTGGCCCGCTACTGGGCGGCCGCGACACCGGAACGGCCGCGCGCGGTCGTGCTGGCCGACACGGTCGAACGCTTCGATCGCCTCCGCACCGCCGCCGCGGGACTCGACGCCGTCTTCGGCATGGCGCAGCTGCCGGCGGAGTTGGCGCTGTTCGCTCGGGGGCTGGCGCGCGTCGGTGCTCCGCCACCGAATGTGGTGGTCGTCGAGGACGATCCGGCGCAAGCGCAGCTCCTGGCCACGTGGCTGAGCGAGCTCAACGCGCGCGTGGCACTCTGCAGCAGCGCCCAGGCCGCCGCAGACACGCTGTCACGTGAGCTTCCGGACCTGGTGCTCCTGGATGTGGACCTGCCTGATGTCGACGGCTATGCCATCGCGCGCCTGATTCGCCAGGACCCGCGTCTCACGCTGGTGCCGATTGTCTTCCTGACTGCGCGACGAACACTGGCGGACGAGATGGAAGGTCTTCGGGCCGGCGGCGACGACTTCCTTGCCAAGCCGGTGGAAAGAAGCCACCTCCTGCAGGTGGTTCTGACGCGAGGCGAACGTGGCCGCCGCATTCGGGAGCTTGTCCACCGCGACGGCCTGACCGGCGTGCTCAACCATTCGACGCTGATGGCGGAGCTGGAGTATGCAATCGCCTTCGCGACGCGACACCGCGAGCCGCTCTGTTTCCTGATGCTCGACATCGACCATTTCAAACGGGTCAACGATACGCATGGGCACCTCACCGGTGACCAGGTGCTCGTGCATGTGGCGAATGTCTTCCGCAAGTTGATTCGCCAGTCCGACCTGCTCGGCCGGTATGGCGGCGAGGAATTCGGGATCATCCTGCGGCGCTGTCCGCCGTCGAACGCGCACGCGATCGCCGACAAGCTGCGACTGGCGCTGGCATCGACGCCGGCGAAGCTCGCCAACGGCATTGAAGTCTCGCCGCGGGTGAGTATCGGCATCGCGACCGTCGCCGGTGACGGAGAACCGTCGGTGACAGATGTGACATCGGCCGCGGACCGGGCCTTGTATCGAGCCAAGGCGTCGGGCCGCGACCGAGTCGAAATGGGCTGA
- a CDS encoding helix-turn-helix domain-containing protein, with amino-acid sequence MPGDIDLTPFGFTPTESLIYEVLLRGGPGTGYTVARAAGLARANVYAALEGLVSKGAARISEGRPKQFRPEPPSTLLARLTDRQGEAIDRLGAALSALAAPDTPTLVELSSPRGAVQLMGHEIARAERSVELIAPPDGVVALGPQLRHAAAGELSVRVASMGAVSLGAIAVDVIAPEDWPGDPVILVIDDRAALIGARSGDRFSGHWGTGTAFVAAARHVCHELRNR; translated from the coding sequence ATGCCGGGGGACATCGATCTCACGCCGTTCGGCTTCACCCCGACCGAAAGTCTGATCTATGAAGTCCTCCTGCGCGGAGGACCCGGAACCGGCTACACCGTCGCGCGGGCCGCAGGATTGGCCCGGGCGAACGTGTACGCCGCCCTGGAGGGACTGGTCAGCAAGGGCGCAGCACGAATCAGCGAGGGACGACCAAAGCAGTTCCGTCCGGAACCGCCCAGTACACTTCTCGCTCGGCTGACCGATCGTCAAGGAGAAGCCATCGACCGGCTCGGCGCTGCGTTGTCCGCGCTCGCCGCCCCGGATACGCCGACGCTGGTGGAACTCTCGTCACCGCGCGGCGCGGTGCAGCTGATGGGCCACGAGATCGCCCGGGCCGAACGAAGTGTCGAGCTGATCGCACCGCCGGACGGCGTGGTTGCCCTTGGTCCGCAGCTGCGGCACGCGGCCGCCGGCGAGCTGTCGGTCCGGGTGGCCTCGATGGGGGCTGTATCGCTCGGAGCCATTGCCGTCGACGTGATTGCGCCCGAGGATTGGCCCGGAGACCCTGTGATTCTTGTCATCGATGATCGCGCCGCGCTGATCGGCGCCAGGAGCGGCGACCGGTTCTCCGGACACTGGGGAACCGGCACGGCCTTCGTCGCGGCGGCACGCCACGTCTGCCATGAGTTGCGGAACCGATGA
- a CDS encoding cytochrome c, translating to MTGQRVIAVAAIATVFGAAPMMAQLPPSADTGQVAVGRKLFEGKGLCFSCHGKNGEGVLGPTTRLAGRTLVHTKNIAAGIAALIKTGVDSAHSTSGNIMPPKGGSRLTDSEIDAVAAYVVQLQTVGVSKPDNEQY from the coding sequence ATGACAGGCCAGCGTGTGATCGCAGTCGCGGCAATCGCCACTGTCTTCGGCGCGGCACCGATGATGGCGCAACTGCCCCCGTCCGCAGATACCGGGCAGGTCGCCGTCGGTCGAAAGCTCTTCGAAGGGAAAGGGCTCTGCTTTTCCTGCCACGGGAAGAATGGTGAGGGGGTTCTGGGACCGACTACCCGTCTCGCCGGCCGTACGTTGGTCCATACCAAGAACATTGCGGCCGGTATCGCAGCATTGATCAAGACCGGTGTCGACAGCGCCCACTCGACCAGCGGCAACATCATGCCGCCCAAGGGGGGATCGCGGCTGACCGATTCGGAGATTGATGCCGTGGCCGCGTACGTCGTGCAGCTGCAAACAGTTGGTGTCAGTAAACCAGACAATGAGCAGTATTGA
- a CDS encoding aminodeoxychorismate/anthranilate synthase component II: MILLLDHDDSFVHTLAAYIAELGQRPRVIRAHDTTLDEIASLGPSHIILSPGPRTPRECPLAIDVVRTLGRTVPVLGVCLGHQCIAAAFGGTVERTPHPTHGEAASIAHDGAGVFRGLPIPFRAARYHSLAVDASTLPAELMITARADDGDVMGIRHRAHRIEGVQFHPESVLTEWGHRLLANFIAGPALSFTT, encoded by the coding sequence GTGATCCTGCTCCTCGATCACGACGACTCGTTCGTCCATACGCTTGCGGCCTACATCGCGGAACTCGGACAGCGCCCACGGGTCATTCGCGCGCACGATACGACCCTTGACGAGATCGCGTCCCTGGGGCCATCTCATATCATCCTCTCGCCCGGGCCGCGAACGCCACGCGAATGCCCGCTCGCCATCGACGTGGTTCGCACGCTGGGCCGCACCGTTCCGGTTCTCGGTGTCTGCCTCGGGCACCAATGCATTGCGGCGGCATTCGGTGGAACAGTCGAACGGACGCCGCATCCGACCCATGGCGAAGCGGCGTCGATCGCGCATGACGGAGCCGGTGTCTTTCGCGGGCTCCCCATCCCCTTTCGCGCCGCACGTTACCACTCGCTCGCGGTCGACGCGTCGACACTCCCCGCGGAATTGATGATCACGGCGCGAGCTGACGACGGTGATGTCATGGGAATCCGCCACCGTGCGCATCGTATCGAAGGTGTCCAATTCCATCCCGAGTCGGTCCTCACGGAGTGGGGACATCGACTGCTCGCGAATTTCATCGCGGGGCCCGCATTATCCTTCACGACATGA